A single region of the Vagococcus teuberi genome encodes:
- the scpB gene encoding SMC-Scp complex subunit ScpB: MLGQKIEALLFVSGEEGIGLNELSHLMNEPTATIYQALEELKQAYEDNPSSALTILEAGNRFMMTTKKEMAPLLKDYAQSSINQRLSKIALETLAIIAYKQPITRSEIEQIRGVQSSGSIQKLMHKQLIEEKGRVDGPGRAILYGTTAYFFDYFGLKSIADLPDIHELDEELEDDLESTDLFFDRFKEQFDEEKEE; encoded by the coding sequence ATGTTAGGACAAAAAATTGAAGCGTTGCTGTTTGTATCAGGAGAAGAGGGCATTGGACTAAACGAGCTGAGTCATTTGATGAATGAACCCACAGCAACAATTTATCAAGCATTAGAAGAATTAAAGCAAGCATATGAAGATAACCCAAGTAGTGCGTTGACAATTTTAGAGGCAGGGAATCGTTTTATGATGACCACTAAAAAAGAGATGGCACCTTTATTAAAAGATTATGCCCAATCTTCTATTAATCAAAGATTGTCGAAAATTGCACTTGAGACATTGGCAATTATTGCCTATAAGCAACCTATCACACGTTCTGAAATTGAACAAATAAGAGGGGTGCAGAGTTCAGGGTCGATTCAAAAACTAATGCACAAGCAATTGATTGAAGAAAAAGGGCGAGTTGATGGACCAGGACGAGCGATTTTATATGGTACAACGGCTTACTTTTTTGATTATTTTGGATTAAAAAGTATTGCGGATTTACCAGATATTCATGAGTTAGATGAGGAATTAGAAGATGATTTAGAATCGACTGATTTGTTTTTTGACCGATTTAAAGAGCAGTTTGACGAAGAGAAAGAAGAGTGA
- a CDS encoding segregation/condensation protein A: MEEINVKLDIFEGPLDLLLHLIKTLEIDIYDIPIAEITEQYMNYIHTMRTLDLEIAGEFLVMAATLMAIKSKMLLPQEVVEVDDESEYDALDPREVLVQQLLDYKKFKYVATVLKEMETERGDYFTKEATDLSDYEKECAPLEPNEVTMIDLYLAIHDVMTRAKEMEPMETSIVMEDYTIDDRIEFVMSRVRTLSKTEYVLFDELFTVYTRSEIVMTFLAMLELIKKRDIVVKQSSVDATIQIFNKEGQ; the protein is encoded by the coding sequence ATGGAAGAAATAAATGTAAAATTAGATATTTTTGAAGGGCCACTGGATTTATTGCTTCATTTAATCAAAACACTTGAGATTGATATATATGATATCCCGATTGCTGAAATTACTGAGCAGTATATGAATTACATTCACACAATGCGTACACTTGATTTAGAGATTGCTGGAGAGTTTCTAGTGATGGCAGCTACACTTATGGCGATAAAAAGTAAAATGCTATTGCCACAAGAAGTCGTTGAAGTAGACGATGAGAGTGAATACGACGCACTGGATCCACGTGAAGTGTTGGTGCAACAATTATTAGATTATAAAAAATTTAAGTATGTGGCAACGGTTTTAAAGGAGATGGAAACCGAGCGTGGAGACTATTTTACCAAAGAAGCAACCGATTTATCTGATTATGAAAAAGAGTGTGCACCACTTGAACCCAATGAGGTGACAATGATTGATCTTTATTTAGCGATTCATGATGTCATGACTCGAGCAAAAGAAATGGAACCCATGGAAACAAGTATTGTGATGGAAGATTACACGATTGATGATAGAATAGAGTTTGTTATGAGCCGGGTGAGAACACTATCTAAAACTGAATATGTGTTGTTTGACGAGTTATTTACCGTTTATACACGCTCAGAGATTGTGATGACATTTCTTGCTATGTTAGAATTAATTAAGAAGAGAGATATCGTGGTGAAACAGTCATCAGTGGATGCGACTATCCAGATTTTTAATAAAGAGGGACAATAG
- the xerD gene encoding site-specific tyrosine recombinase XerD has translation MRTYLEEYLHYLKIERGLSYNTIVSYERDLNQYLAYLDNRGIHELSQIDRFVIMDFLTFLKEENKSSTTIIRMVSSLRKFHQFLRQERHTDTDPMQYIDTPKKRQSLPKTLSIEEVEKIIEAPDTTTVLGMRDRAILEVMYATGLRVTELITLKLSDLHLTIGLLKTLGKGDKERIVPLGDQAIYWINTYLEKSRPELAIKNKADVTNDVLFLNYQGKPFSRQGIWKNLKIYVTEVGIEKDVTPHTLRHSFATHLLENGADLRIVQELLGHADISTTQIYTHISKQRLADVYKEHFPRA, from the coding sequence ATGAGAACGTATTTGGAAGAGTATTTGCATTATTTAAAGATTGAACGAGGGTTATCATATAATACGATTGTCAGTTACGAACGTGATTTAAATCAATATTTGGCCTATTTAGATAATAGAGGAATTCATGAGTTAAGTCAGATTGATCGTTTTGTGATAATGGATTTTTTGACTTTTTTAAAAGAAGAAAACAAATCGTCTACCACGATTATTCGTATGGTATCGAGCTTGCGCAAATTTCATCAATTTTTACGTCAAGAGCGTCATACTGATACAGATCCCATGCAATATATTGATACACCAAAAAAAAGACAGTCGTTACCTAAAACGTTGTCAATTGAAGAAGTTGAAAAAATTATTGAAGCCCCTGATACGACCACTGTATTAGGTATGCGAGATCGTGCTATTTTAGAAGTGATGTATGCCACAGGACTTCGTGTGACGGAATTAATTACTTTAAAGTTAAGTGATTTACATTTGACTATTGGGTTGTTAAAAACGTTAGGTAAAGGTGATAAGGAACGAATTGTGCCTTTAGGGGATCAAGCGATATATTGGATTAACACATATTTAGAAAAATCACGTCCAGAGTTGGCAATAAAAAATAAAGCCGATGTGACAAACGATGTGTTATTTTTAAACTATCAGGGTAAACCATTTTCTAGGCAAGGAATTTGGAAAAATTTAAAAATTTATGTGACAGAAGTGGGCATTGAAAAAGATGTGACACCTCATACACTTCGCCATAGCTTTGCGACACATTTGCTAGAAAATGGTGCTGATTTACGCATTGTCCAAGAATTATTAGGGCATGCGGATATATCAACCACCCAAATATACACGCATATCAGCAAACAACGACTAGCTGATGTCTACAAAGAACATTTTCCAAGAGCGTGA
- a CDS encoding Fur family transcriptional regulator, with protein sequence MEQQGLALQRIKDQLHEANYKLTPQREATVLVLLENEKDHLSAEEIYMLVKLKTPDIGLATVYRTLEMLTELNVLDKVNFNDGLSRYDMRKEGAKHFHHHLLCLECGNIDEIEEDLLGDVEKIVETNFCFKVTDHRLTFHGICQSCQEKNKSSVE encoded by the coding sequence ATGGAACAGCAAGGTCTAGCATTGCAGAGGATAAAAGATCAGTTACATGAAGCCAATTATAAATTAACGCCGCAACGTGAAGCAACAGTTTTAGTCCTACTTGAAAACGAAAAAGATCATTTGTCAGCTGAAGAAATCTACATGCTAGTAAAATTAAAAACACCTGATATCGGCTTAGCGACTGTCTATCGTACGCTTGAAATGTTGACAGAATTAAATGTACTGGATAAAGTAAATTTTAATGATGGGTTATCAAGATATGATATGAGAAAAGAAGGAGCTAAACACTTTCATCATCATTTATTATGCTTAGAATGTGGTAACATTGATGAAATCGAAGAGGATTTATTAGGTGATGTTGAGAAAATAGTGGAAACAAATTTTTGTTTTAAAGTGACAGATCATCGCCTAACTTTTCACGGCATTTGCCAATCTTGTCAAGAAAAAAACAAGTCGTCTGTTGAGTAG